The following coding sequences lie in one Arachis ipaensis cultivar K30076 chromosome B03, Araip1.1, whole genome shotgun sequence genomic window:
- the LOC107631464 gene encoding probable xyloglucan endotransglucosylase/hydrolase protein 33, translating into MALIWQLNLLFSPLIIICLLSNVVSSRTRPFTAPTVTPLTNSFPRVPIDPAFSNAFGASNVKLLANGTMATLALDKLSGSGLVSKSSYYYGFFSAAIKLPAGISSGVVVAFYLSNADKFPHNHDEIDIELLGHDKRNDWVIQTNVYANGSVSTGREEKFYFWFDPTKQYHYYSILWNSYHTVFLVDNIPVREFIHGTVFPSKPMSVYATIWDGSEWATHGGKYPVDYKYAPFVVSFSEMQLTGCTSDPLACSKSTPSSGVDPVNGPQFTKLSPQQLAALDWARKKLMFYSYCTDKNRYKVMPPECH; encoded by the exons ATGGCACTAATTTGGCAACTCAACCTTCTCTTCTCACCTCTCATAATAATATGCTTATTATCAAACGTGGTTTCTTCACGCACTAGGCCCTTCACAGCTCCAACTGTGACACCCTTGACTAATTCCTTCCCTCGTGTCCCAATTGATCCTGCTTTTTCTAATGCTTTTGGGGCCTCCAATGTCAAGCTCCTTGCTAATGGGACCATGGCCACTCTGGCTCTCGACAAACTCTCAG GCTCCGGATTGGTGTCCAAAAGCAGTTACTACTATGGATTCTTCAGTGCTGCAATCAAATTACCAGCTGGTATATCATCTGGAGTTGTAGTTGCCTTCTAT TTGTCTAATGCAGATAAATTCCCTCATAACCATGATGAGATTGATATCGAACTCCTTGGGCATGACAAGAGGAACGATTGGGTTATCCAAACAAATGTGTATGCCAATGGAAGCGTGAGCACTGGAAGAGAAGAAAAGTTCTACTTCTGGTTCGACCCAACAAAGCAGTACCATTACTATAGCATCTTGTGGAACAGTTATCATACAGT GTTCCTAGTGGACAACATTCCAGTGAGGGAATTCATACACGGGACTGTTTTCCCATCAAAACCGATGTCGGTGTATGCAACAATATGGGATGGTTCAGAATGGGCCACACATGGTGGAAAATACCCAGTTGATTATAAGTATGCACCATTTGTTGTTTCATTCTCAGAGATGCAACtcactggctgcacttctgatccatTAGCATGCTCTAAATCCACCCCTTCTTCTGGTGTAGACCCTGTTAATGGACCTCAATTTACCAAGCTATCCCCACAACAGCTGGCAGCACTTGATTGGGCTAGAAAGAAGCTCATGTTTTACTCCTATTGTACTGACAAGAACAGATATAAAGTCATGCCACCAGAATGCCactaa